One Melitaea cinxia chromosome 17, ilMelCinx1.1, whole genome shotgun sequence genomic region harbors:
- the LOC123661588 gene encoding probable beta-hexosaminidase fdl yields the protein MKSWGEAQWRSVSSNFSRVGRLRRALVLLAAAACTAAAVLYWRQQTDDSAHRPLQSMLTGVEPQWSWICRNDRCERLLASETSVLQSLPTCNMLCASTQLWPQPTGPVSLATAAVRVRSSGFSLKVLASPSREVTEHLNDAFDLMRDDLKTLERTAGIERRRSDSATRDVLVRVTVNGSGDPRMRLDTDESYKLALRPSGKSLVVDITAHSFSGARHGFETLSQLVWLDPYTSSLLALEAATVEDAPKFRYRGLLLDTARNYFPVSDILRTIDAMGACKMNTFHWHISDSQSFPLRLTSAPQLAQHGAYGPGAIYTTDDVKTIVRRARLRGVRVLIEVDAPAHVGKAWTWGPLEGLGHLAHCVEVEPWSTYCGEPPCGQLNPRNPNVYKLLERIYAEIIELTGVDDIFHLGGDEVSERCWAQHFNDTDPMELWIDFTRRAMLALERANGGKTPQLTFLWSSRLTQSPYLERLDKKQYGIQVWGSSRWPESRAVLDAGYRTVISHVDAWYLDCGFGSWRDSSDGHCGPYRSWQQMYEHRPWIEEMPSVATGAEQWRIEGGAACQWTEQLASGGLDARVWPRTAALAERLWSDRVEGATADVYLRLDTQRSRLISKGVHAAPLWPRWCSHNPHACL from the coding sequence GGGTGTGGAACCACAATGGTCGTGGATTTGTCGAAACGATCGCTGCGAGAGGCTTCTGGCTTCCGAAACGAGTGTTCTGCAGTCCCTTCCGACATGCAACATGCTGTGTGCTTCCACACAACTATGGCCGCAACCCACCGGACCCGTCAGTCTGGCCACTGCTGCTGTCCGCGTCCGGTCCAGCGGTTTCTCTCTCAAAGTACTCGCCTCTCCCTCTCGAGAAGTAACCGAACACCTCAACGATGCCTTTGACTTGATGCGCGATGACTTAAAGACACTCGAAAGAACCGCAGGAATTGAAAGAAGACGATCTGACTCAGCCACACGAGACGTACTCGTTCGTGTCACTGTTAACGGCAGCGGTGACCCTCGCATGAGACTAGACACAGACGAGAGCTACAAACTAGCCCTTCGACCTTCTGGGAAATCTCTCGTGGTTGACATAACTGCGCACTCCTTCAGCGGGGCCAGACATGGTTTCGAAACTTTGTCACAATTAGTTTGGCTAGATCCCTACACTAGTTCACTCTTAGCACTGGAAGCGGCTACAGTCGAAGACGCTCCGAAATTCCGATATCGAGGACTTCTTCTCGATACGGCCCGAAATTATTTTCCCGTTAGTGACATTCTACGCACAATAGACGCAATGGGCGCATGTAAAATGAACACGTTTCATTGGCACATAAGTGACTCTCAATCGTTTCCTTTAAGATTGACAAGCGCCCCACAGCTAGCGCAACACGGGGCGTACGGACCCGGAGCTATTTATACGACAGACGATGTTAAAACTATAGTCAGAAGGGCGAGACTTCGTGGAGTACGTGTGCTTATTGAAGTAGATGCTCCGGCTCATGTTGGCAAGGCTTGGACGTGGGGCCCGCTTGAAGGGCTTGGTCATTTAGCGCATTGTGTCGAAGTGGAACCGTGGAGTACGTACTGCGGTGAACCACCTTGCGGTCAACTGAACCCTCGAAACCCGAACGTGTATAAGCTGCTTGAACGTATTTATGCAGAAATTATCGAGCTCACCGGAGTCGACGATATCTTCCATCTTGGAGGCGACGAAGTGTCGGAACGCTGCTGGGCGCAACACTTCAACGACACCGACCCTATGGAGCTATGGATTGATTTTACACGACGCGCTATGCTTGCCCTAGAACGAGCTAACGGAGGCAAAACTCCCCAATTAACTTTCCTCTGGTCATCCCGACTAACACAGTCGCCATACTTGGAACGACTCGACAAGAAGCAGTATGGAATCCAAGTATGGGGCTCGTCGCGTTGGCCTGAATCTCGAGCTGTATTGGACGCGGGCTACCGTACGGTGATATCACACGTAGATGCGTGGTATCTTGACTGCGGGTTCGGTTCCTGGCGGGATAGCTCTGACGGCCATTGTGGACCGTATCGCTCATGGCAGCAGATGTATGAGCATAGACCTTGGATAGAGGAAATGCCATCGGTAGCTACGGGAGCAGAGCAGTGGAGGATAGAGGGGGGCGCTGCTTGTCAGTGGACGGAACAATTAGCTTCTGGAGGCTTAGACGCCAGGGTTTGGCCTCGAACTGCCGCATTGGCCGAGAGATTGTGGTCTGATCGCGTCGAAGGCGCCACTGCAGATGTATATCTTCGACTCGACACCCAACGTTCTCGATTAATATCCAAGGGCGTTCACGCTGCTCCCCTGTGGCCCCGGTGGTGTTCCCACAACCCTCACGCCTGCCTTTAG